A stretch of the Sphingobacterium thalpophilum genome encodes the following:
- a CDS encoding SRPBCC domain-containing protein, with amino-acid sequence MKDFKKYAIIPATPEELYLALTTEITARLWTGDLVSIDPTVNGEFSLWDGAITGRFLELVPPSKIVQEWYFGETDTPSIVTLKLHEHKKGTSLEIRQTNIPDEDFENISEGWDDPYLSSLIDFYTEED; translated from the coding sequence ATGAAAGATTTCAAGAAGTACGCCATTATCCCAGCAACGCCAGAAGAATTGTATCTTGCATTGACAACCGAGATTACGGCCCGTCTGTGGACAGGAGACCTCGTTTCCATAGATCCAACCGTTAATGGCGAATTCTCGCTCTGGGATGGCGCAATCACAGGCAGGTTCCTTGAACTGGTCCCCCCTTCAAAAATCGTTCAGGAGTGGTATTTTGGCGAAACTGATACACCTTCTATCGTAACACTAAAGCTGCATGAACATAAAAAAGGAACATCTCTTGAAATCAGACAGACTAATATCCCAGATGAGGATTTCGAAAATATATCTGAAGGCTGGGATGATCCCTACCTTTCTTCCTTAATTGATTTTTATACAGAAGAAGATTAG
- a CDS encoding methyltransferase RsmF C-terminal domain-like protein yields MSNFLPNSLVRKLGANPGFDTAAFIKVHEEAIRATAVRLNPDKLDECPFPYTGKVPWCDTAFYLKDRPIFTLDPQFHAGAYYPQDASSMFVDHIIRTLGLEAIPIMALDLCAAPGGKSTLLNSSLHPDSLLVANEIIKTRVNILQDNLTKWGNANTVVTNNDPSAFDRLPGYFDLMLVDAPCSGSGMFRKDADTIDEWSEANVKLCSERQQRILAESMAALKSGGYLFYSTCSYSEEENEDIADWLISSGGFETVEIGIDAAWGIEHTRSAKNAAHGYRFYPHKLSGEGFFITVLRKVDEQPTFNRRKIKAEKSDIPKGILSNWVAKLDEFHCFGHHDDMYIFPKRYEHDLKYLQNVLYLKNAGTNIGKLNRKELIPGHALALSNSLIPDFQCVELSLQDAQNYLRKENITIDLIPEGINGWTLAKFKGKALGWMKVLPNRVNNYYPKELRIAYL; encoded by the coding sequence ATGAGTAATTTTCTGCCAAATTCCTTAGTGAGGAAACTGGGCGCGAATCCCGGATTTGACACAGCAGCATTTATTAAAGTACATGAAGAGGCAATTCGGGCAACAGCAGTTCGCTTAAATCCGGATAAACTGGATGAATGTCCGTTCCCATATACGGGTAAGGTCCCTTGGTGCGATACCGCCTTTTATCTTAAAGATCGTCCTATATTTACTCTCGACCCCCAGTTTCATGCGGGGGCATATTATCCCCAGGATGCCTCTTCCATGTTCGTCGATCATATTATTCGTACGCTGGGGTTAGAGGCCATACCAATCATGGCATTGGACCTCTGTGCAGCTCCCGGAGGCAAATCGACCTTATTGAACAGTAGCCTGCATCCAGATAGCTTATTGGTTGCCAATGAAATCATCAAAACACGGGTAAACATCTTGCAGGATAACCTGACGAAATGGGGCAATGCGAACACCGTTGTTACCAATAATGATCCTTCTGCTTTTGACCGCTTACCCGGATACTTTGACTTAATGCTTGTCGATGCTCCTTGTTCGGGTTCAGGTATGTTCCGGAAGGATGCCGATACGATAGATGAATGGTCCGAAGCGAATGTGAAGCTCTGCAGTGAAAGGCAACAGCGTATTTTGGCAGAAAGTATGGCAGCTCTTAAATCAGGAGGGTATCTATTTTACTCCACATGCTCATATTCGGAGGAGGAGAATGAGGATATTGCGGATTGGCTGATAAGCTCGGGAGGCTTTGAGACCGTGGAGATAGGCATCGATGCCGCATGGGGAATTGAGCATACGCGATCGGCGAAGAATGCCGCTCATGGCTATCGTTTTTATCCACATAAGTTGAGCGGTGAGGGATTTTTTATCACTGTCCTAAGGAAAGTTGATGAACAGCCTACATTTAATAGAAGAAAGATAAAAGCAGAGAAATCGGACATTCCCAAGGGTATTTTGAGCAATTGGGTGGCTAAGCTGGATGAGTTTCACTGTTTTGGCCATCATGACGATATGTATATATTTCCTAAACGTTATGAGCATGATCTCAAATACCTTCAAAATGTGCTATATCTGAAGAATGCAGGAACTAATATCGGAAAACTCAATCGAAAAGAGCTAATTCCCGGACATGCACTGGCCTTGAGTAATTCTTTGATACCCGACTTTCAGTGTGTGGAACTTTCTCTCCAAGATGCGCAAAACTACCTTCGAAAAGAAAATATTACCATAGATCTGATTCCGGAAGGGATCAATGGATGGACCTTGGCAAAATTTAAGGGGAAGGCTCTCGGCTGGATGAAAGTACTGCCCAACAGGGTGAACAATTATTATCCGAAGGAGCTGAGGATAGCATATTTATAG
- the coaBC gene encoding bifunctional phosphopantothenoylcysteine decarboxylase/phosphopantothenate--cysteine ligase CoaBC yields MALAGKNIVIAVCGSIAAYKIATLIRLLVKADAQVRVIMSEEATAFITPLTLSTLSKNPVLVNYYQPDTGEWNNHVEIALQADYIVIAPATANTLAKMANGLCDNLLMAVYLSAKCPVFFAPAMDLDMWKHPATQHNIERLRSYGNIIIPPGNGPLASGLIGEGRLAEPEEIVAFLENYSEDSLPLLGKKALVTAGPTYEAIDPVRFIGNHSSGKMGYAIARQLKQLGADVTLISGPSSLSIPEGIHLISVTSAAQMLQACEDHFAAASIVVMSAAVADYTPIEVATQKIKKKEDQFSIPLKKTTDILATLGARKKDGQIIVGFALETNDELDHAKDKLARKNLDLIVLNSMRDKGAGFATDTNKVTVISRNGEIKEFSLKSKEEVAKDICQLILTHPLING; encoded by the coding sequence ATGGCTTTAGCTGGGAAAAATATTGTAATTGCTGTATGCGGCAGTATTGCCGCATACAAAATTGCAACCCTCATTCGACTGTTAGTTAAAGCGGACGCCCAGGTTCGAGTCATCATGTCTGAGGAAGCCACCGCTTTTATTACTCCACTTACGCTTTCAACACTTTCCAAGAATCCCGTTTTAGTAAATTATTACCAGCCGGACACGGGTGAATGGAACAATCATGTTGAAATTGCCCTGCAGGCTGACTATATTGTTATTGCACCAGCAACAGCCAATACGCTAGCAAAAATGGCAAACGGCTTGTGTGACAACCTATTGATGGCTGTATATCTATCAGCGAAGTGCCCGGTCTTTTTTGCTCCGGCAATGGACTTGGATATGTGGAAACATCCCGCAACACAGCACAATATAGAGCGGCTCCGTTCGTATGGAAATATTATTATTCCACCTGGCAACGGACCACTGGCCAGCGGTTTAATAGGTGAGGGACGTCTTGCCGAGCCCGAGGAAATCGTTGCATTTTTAGAAAATTACAGTGAAGATAGTCTTCCTTTGTTGGGTAAAAAGGCACTTGTCACTGCCGGACCTACTTATGAGGCAATAGATCCTGTTCGCTTTATTGGGAACCACTCGAGCGGGAAGATGGGTTATGCTATTGCCCGGCAATTGAAACAGCTGGGTGCAGATGTTACCTTAATATCGGGGCCAAGCAGCCTCAGTATACCAGAAGGCATTCATCTGATCTCCGTTACCTCGGCAGCACAAATGCTTCAGGCTTGCGAAGATCATTTCGCTGCAGCCTCCATTGTCGTCATGAGTGCCGCTGTAGCAGATTATACGCCTATCGAAGTAGCCACCCAAAAAATCAAGAAAAAAGAAGATCAGTTTTCTATTCCCCTAAAGAAAACAACGGATATTTTAGCGACCTTGGGCGCAAGAAAAAAAGACGGTCAGATTATTGTAGGATTTGCTCTTGAAACAAACGACGAATTGGACCATGCGAAAGATAAGCTGGCACGAAAGAACCTTGATTTAATCGTACTTAATTCCATGCGGGATAAAGGTGCTGGTTTTGCGACAGATACCAATAAGGTAACTGTTATTAGCCGGAATGGTGAAATCAAGGAATTTTCTCTCAAATCAAAAGAAGAAGTCGCAAAAGACATCTGTCAGCTCATCCTTACACATCCTCTGATCAATGGGTAA
- a CDS encoding DNA-directed RNA polymerase subunit omega produces the protein MSQKNNNSIPNSTVTRDLRQLDKGTDNIYESIVVISKRANQIAVDIKEELNGKLAEFASNNDNLEEVFENREQIEISKHYERMPKPTLVAIDEFLHDKVYYRNPSKEQD, from the coding sequence ATGAGTCAAAAAAATAACAATTCAATTCCAAATTCTACAGTCACCCGTGATTTAAGACAATTGGACAAAGGAACTGACAATATCTATGAGTCTATTGTAGTGATTTCTAAACGTGCAAATCAAATTGCGGTAGATATTAAGGAGGAATTAAATGGAAAGCTTGCAGAATTTGCAAGCAACAACGATAACTTGGAAGAGGTATTCGAAAACCGCGAGCAGATTGAGATCTCTAAACATTACGAACGCATGCCAAAACCAACCTTGGTTGCAATTGACGAATTCTTGCACGACAAAGTGTATTACAGAAATCCTTCGAAGGAGCAAGACTAA
- a CDS encoding outer membrane protein assembly factor BamD encodes MFLNRRIAAICAGMMFLLVFTGCKSKFEKLRASNNIAQKYEEAVKLYEKKKYTKALVLFDDLRAKFRGQAEAENIYYYLAFANYRLKDYTSAAYHFKDFADVYPNSPRAEECRFMNAYCYYLDSPRSTLDQANTKKAIDALQLFVNLYPESERSKEAADLIQKLRDKLELKAFANARLYYDMGLNDDYRAAVIALQNVLKEYPDTKYAEEIEFLTLKAQYIFASKSIVSKQESRYDEALDYYRSFASNYPDSKHIKEAEAIRENSEKGIKHAASQMKEYNKALAEQEAYIKEQKAKKEKENTQKDESKK; translated from the coding sequence ATGTTTTTAAATAGGCGTATAGCGGCTATCTGTGCCGGCATGATGTTTCTATTGGTATTTACGGGCTGCAAAAGTAAATTTGAGAAATTGCGCGCAAGCAACAATATCGCTCAAAAATATGAAGAAGCCGTAAAACTTTATGAAAAAAAGAAATATACCAAGGCATTAGTCTTGTTTGATGACCTGCGCGCCAAGTTCCGAGGACAGGCTGAAGCAGAAAATATTTACTACTATTTGGCATTTGCCAATTACCGCTTAAAAGATTATACCTCGGCAGCCTATCACTTTAAGGACTTTGCCGACGTCTATCCCAATAGCCCCCGGGCGGAGGAGTGCCGTTTCATGAATGCTTATTGTTATTATCTCGATTCTCCGCGGTCCACGCTCGATCAGGCAAATACAAAGAAAGCCATAGATGCGCTACAGCTCTTCGTTAACCTCTATCCCGAATCAGAACGGTCCAAGGAAGCGGCGGACCTGATACAGAAACTGCGGGATAAACTTGAGCTCAAAGCTTTTGCGAATGCAAGGCTGTATTATGACATGGGCTTAAATGATGACTACAGAGCTGCTGTGATCGCACTGCAAAACGTGTTAAAGGAGTACCCTGACACCAAATACGCAGAGGAGATTGAATTCCTAACCTTAAAGGCGCAGTATATCTTTGCTTCTAAGAGTATTGTGTCAAAACAGGAAAGCAGATATGATGAAGCTTTAGACTATTACCGCAGTTTCGCGAGTAACTATCCGGACAGCAAACATATAAAAGAAGCTGAGGCTATCCGTGAAAATTCCGAAAAAGGCATCAAACATGCAGCTTCCCAAATGAAAGAATATAATAAAGCACTTGCCGAGCAAGAAGCATATATAAAAGAACAAAAGGCGAAAAAAGAAAAAGAAAATACCCAAAAAGATGAGTCAAAAAAATAA